A window from Microcoleus sp. bin38.metabat.b11b12b14.051 encodes these proteins:
- the coaBC gene encoding bifunctional phosphopantothenoylcysteine decarboxylase/phosphopantothenate--cysteine ligase CoaBC, translated as MVNGRRILIGVSGGIAAYKVCEVVSTLAKAGAEVKVILTDAAGEFVTPLTFATLSRHPAFTDKDFWQANHGRPLHIQLGEWAEVFVIAPLTANTLAKLAGGFADNLLTNTVLASTCPILLAPAMNTDMWEQPAVQRNWREVLTYRRYHAANPGAGMLACDRAGVGRMAEPGEILPHIESLLYAKGDRDLAGKRVLISAGGTREHLDPVRFIGNPSTGKMGIALAQAALHRGATVTLVHSIAGELPLSGVRAIAVTSAQEMRQAMLECFHDADLTVMAAAVADVKPADYSHEKLPKRSLPNALPLAPVADIVAELGNLKQPHQKLIGFAAQTGDIVKPAIEKLRAKKLDAIAANPIDQIGAGFGSNTNQAILINAIGKQLEIAPCSKLEMAHRLLDFVMEE; from the coding sequence ATGGTGAATGGCAGGAGAATTTTAATCGGCGTTAGTGGAGGGATTGCGGCTTACAAAGTTTGCGAAGTAGTTTCAACTTTAGCGAAAGCTGGAGCAGAAGTTAAAGTAATTCTTACGGATGCCGCCGGAGAGTTTGTAACGCCTTTAACTTTTGCTACTCTTTCCCGCCATCCTGCTTTTACAGATAAGGATTTTTGGCAAGCAAATCACGGCCGACCGCTGCACATTCAACTCGGAGAATGGGCGGAAGTTTTTGTGATTGCTCCCCTGACTGCTAATACTTTGGCTAAGCTGGCGGGAGGTTTTGCTGATAATTTGCTTACTAATACTGTGTTAGCTTCTACTTGCCCAATTTTGCTAGCACCAGCGATGAATACGGATATGTGGGAACAGCCGGCGGTGCAGCGGAATTGGCGGGAAGTGTTGACTTATCGGCGCTATCATGCGGCGAATCCGGGGGCGGGAATGCTGGCGTGCGATCGCGCGGGTGTTGGTAGGATGGCAGAACCTGGTGAGATTTTGCCTCATATTGAGTCGTTGTTGTATGCTAAGGGCGATCGAGATTTAGCGGGCAAACGGGTGTTAATCAGCGCCGGAGGAACCCGAGAACACCTCGATCCGGTGCGGTTTATCGGCAATCCTTCTACGGGGAAAATGGGCATAGCTTTGGCGCAAGCTGCACTGCATCGGGGCGCGACTGTAACGCTGGTACACAGTATCGCTGGGGAATTGCCACTGTCTGGTGTGCGGGCGATCGCAGTTACCAGCGCCCAAGAAATGCGGCAGGCGATGCTAGAGTGCTTTCACGATGCAGATTTAACGGTGATGGCGGCGGCGGTTGCGGATGTCAAACCGGCTGATTACAGTCATGAGAAATTGCCAAAGCGATCGCTCCCCAATGCTTTACCGTTAGCGCCGGTAGCCGATATTGTCGCAGAGTTGGGCAACTTGAAACAGCCGCACCAAAAGCTCATCGGCTTTGCTGCACAAACTGGCGATATTGTCAAGCCTGCGATCGAGAAATTGCGGGCTAAGAAGCTGGATGCGATCGCTGCAAACCCGATCGATCAAATAGGTGCAGGTTTCGGCAGCAATACCAATCAAGCAATATTAATTAATGCGATCGGCAAGCAACTAGAAATTGCACCTTGCAGCAAGCTAGAAATGGCTCACAGGTTGTTAGATTTTGTAATGGAAGAATGA
- a CDS encoding transcriptional regulator, which translates to MKDVKAPTSHSYSEYLIESLKEPEESAGYIGAILEEKDPEPALLRNAIRNVIEAQIRMNVLSESAKEYHEKLDQMLTESGGSEIYSLVELLEALGFKLEITVADVELLAESESTDFVESELSRAPANL; encoded by the coding sequence ATGAAAGACGTGAAAGCACCGACAAGTCATAGCTACAGCGAGTACCTCATTGAATCTCTCAAAGAACCCGAAGAATCTGCTGGTTACATCGGGGCTATTTTGGAAGAAAAAGATCCTGAGCCCGCACTCCTGAGAAATGCCATCAGAAATGTGATTGAGGCTCAAATCAGGATGAATGTTCTTTCGGAGTCGGCAAAAGAATATCACGAAAAACTTGATCAGATGCTGACTGAAAGCGGCGGTTCGGAAATTTACAGTTTGGTAGAATTGCTGGAAGCGTTAGGATTTAAACTAGAAATTACTGTGGCAGATGTTGAGTTGCTGGCTGAGTCGGAATCAACAGATTTTGTGGAATCAGAATTATCCCGGGCACCAGCCAATTTATAA
- a CDS encoding type II toxin-antitoxin system RelE/ParE family toxin encodes MEVQPREITSYGTSDGKFPFDEWLDSVRDRNVRLRIKSRLDRVQQGNLGDIKSVGEGVFELRINYGPGYRVYLGQVGLTIVVILVAGDKSTQEQDIRQAISYWKDYERRESTDKS; translated from the coding sequence ATGGAAGTACAACCACGGGAAATTACAAGTTACGGTACCTCAGATGGCAAATTTCCTTTCGACGAGTGGCTTGATTCCGTCCGCGATCGGAATGTCAGATTGAGAATCAAGTCTAGGCTTGACCGAGTTCAACAAGGCAATCTCGGAGATATCAAGTCAGTAGGAGAAGGAGTTTTTGAACTCAGAATTAATTATGGGCCGGGCTACCGCGTCTACTTAGGACAAGTTGGGTTGACAATAGTGGTCATCCTGGTAGCCGGAGATAAAAGCACTCAAGAACAAGACATTCGACAAGCTATATCATACTGGAAAGATTATGAAAGACGTGAAAGCACCGACAAGTCATAG
- a CDS encoding transcriptional regulator translates to MKDVKAPTSRSYQEFLIESLRNAEEAAGYIEVTLTEASDEPKLLQMVLKDVVDSRLKFNNLSESAQLQWEKLDKMLTESGGSEIYSLVELLEALGFKLEITVANVELVAESESTDFVELELSPEPANL, encoded by the coding sequence ATGAAAGACGTGAAAGCACCAACGAGTAGAAGTTACCAAGAATTTCTGATCGAATCTCTGAGAAATGCCGAAGAAGCAGCAGGTTATATCGAGGTGACATTGACAGAAGCCAGCGATGAACCTAAATTGCTTCAAATGGTTCTCAAAGATGTTGTAGATTCTCGGCTAAAGTTCAACAATTTATCAGAGTCAGCTCAACTTCAATGGGAAAAGCTCGATAAGATGCTGACTGAAAGCGGCGGTTCGGAAATTTACAGTTTGGTAGAATTGCTCGAAGCGTTAGGATTTAAACTAGAAATTACTGTCGCAAATGTTGAGTTGGTGGCTGAGTCGGAATCAACGGATTTTGTGGAATTAGAATTATCCCCGGAACCTGCTAATTTGTAA
- a CDS encoding aromatic ring-hydroxylating dioxygenase subunit alpha has product MQNNAIESVSARKQKIHIRELGINLQQWYAVARSTEVQSQPLPVILWHRAIVLFRDSAGKINALEDRCPHRQVKLSHGKVKGDLIECAYHGWRLNARGECAEVDYLAANQKLPNCKIRSYPVKEQNGFIWLFPGEESQAEKIDLLNLPEWEHLNYIATVSVIDCQAHYSFLIENLMDMYHGHLHDDWQAWANPVLDTLTEDEHQVTARYQAQSYYKIDKIWSISQLFFKSLRKLHPEPLDVSYVYPHWVSTLGSDFKIYCLVCPVSETATRAYLIHFTSLNAFWRLHKLPVWFRKFIKDSCFGAAQKLLDGLVRQDVLMIEEEQQAFLHNSERKSYELNRALGSVQKLMRSQAENRLELHKSFIDTATADVRQINID; this is encoded by the coding sequence ATGCAAAATAACGCGATCGAATCGGTATCTGCAAGGAAACAAAAAATTCACATCCGCGAGTTGGGCATTAATTTACAGCAATGGTATGCAGTCGCCCGCAGCACAGAGGTACAGAGTCAGCCACTACCTGTGATATTGTGGCATCGGGCGATCGTGCTTTTCCGCGACAGTGCAGGCAAAATCAACGCTTTAGAAGACAGGTGCCCGCACCGACAAGTTAAACTCAGCCACGGCAAAGTTAAAGGCGATTTAATCGAATGTGCCTACCACGGATGGCGGTTAAATGCCAGGGGAGAATGCGCCGAAGTCGATTATTTAGCCGCAAATCAAAAGCTACCTAACTGCAAAATTCGCTCCTATCCAGTCAAAGAACAAAACGGTTTTATCTGGCTGTTTCCCGGCGAGGAAAGCCAAGCCGAAAAGATAGATTTATTAAATTTGCCCGAATGGGAACATCTCAATTATATTGCCACAGTTTCAGTCATCGACTGTCAGGCTCACTACTCATTTTTAATTGAAAACTTAATGGATATGTACCACGGACACTTGCACGACGATTGGCAAGCTTGGGCAAATCCGGTATTAGATACTTTAACAGAAGACGAGCATCAAGTAACTGCTCGCTATCAAGCACAAAGTTATTACAAAATAGATAAAATATGGTCAATTTCCCAGTTATTTTTCAAATCTCTGCGGAAGCTACACCCGGAACCGCTAGATGTGAGTTACGTTTATCCGCACTGGGTTTCAACACTGGGAAGCGACTTTAAGATTTACTGCTTGGTTTGTCCGGTAAGCGAGACAGCAACTCGCGCTTATTTAATTCATTTTACCTCATTAAATGCGTTTTGGCGGCTGCACAAATTGCCTGTTTGGTTTCGCAAGTTTATTAAAGATAGCTGTTTCGGTGCTGCTCAAAAGTTATTGGATGGTTTGGTGCGGCAGGATGTGTTGATGATTGAGGAAGAACAGCAGGCTTTTTTGCATAATTCGGAAAGAAAGAGTTACGAATTAAATCGGGCTTTGGGTAGCGTGCAGAAGTTGATGAGAAGTCAGGCGGAAAATAGACTTGAATTGCATAAATCTTTCATTGATACAGCAACCGCAGATGTCAGGCAGATAAACATAGATTAA
- a CDS encoding bifunctional 2-polyprenyl-6-hydroxyphenol methylase/3-demethylubiquinol 3-O-methyltransferase UbiG, whose product MLKSNWKISNKSVTFDDFAAEYDFAATLQSQNDFFTKNLSASKGTALDIGCGSGILAFELAKYYDRVVAVDLSEKLLGIARHKRSAPNIEYIQMDANELAINSQFDLIVSAATFHHLPNLPSALSSVKKLLKRQGKVVLLDNVSEVETPATIGHIIRAARDFMPDCSKYGFRNASRLLKFRLSPNWLQHLARDRYLSEGRFKRIYGRCFPGCYFVRLGCYMGVIWENL is encoded by the coding sequence ATGCTGAAGAGTAACTGGAAAATTTCCAACAAATCTGTAACGTTTGATGATTTTGCAGCAGAATACGATTTTGCAGCAACCTTGCAAAGCCAGAATGATTTCTTTACTAAAAACCTATCTGCCAGCAAAGGTACAGCATTGGATATTGGCTGCGGTTCGGGCATTCTGGCTTTTGAATTAGCCAAGTATTACGATCGTGTGGTAGCGGTCGATTTGTCAGAAAAACTGCTGGGTATCGCCCGTCACAAACGCTCTGCACCTAATATCGAATACATTCAAATGGATGCCAATGAATTAGCCATAAATAGCCAATTTGATTTAATAGTTAGCGCCGCAACTTTTCACCACTTGCCCAACCTCCCATCCGCCCTCTCATCAGTTAAAAAATTGTTAAAACGGCAGGGAAAAGTCGTGCTTTTAGATAATGTATCCGAAGTTGAAACACCTGCTACAATCGGCCACATAATACGTGCAGCGAGAGATTTTATGCCCGACTGTTCCAAATACGGGTTTCGCAATGCTTCAAGATTGTTAAAATTTAGATTGTCGCCAAACTGGTTGCAGCATTTAGCTAGGGACAGGTATTTGTCAGAAGGGAGATTTAAAAGAATTTACGGCCGTTGCTTTCCCGGCTGTTATTTTGTAAGATTGGGTTGTTATATGGGCGTAATCTGGGAAAACTTGTAA
- a CDS encoding FAD-dependent oxidoreductase: protein MSQSTNQPLSPAVSRRTALKFLGVGAAGGMLGYSRFSKPEPAVFEQDTLDLPRMLNKPKTVAVVGAGLAGLACAYELSQRGFAVTLLDKSPQLGGKIASWPIQVGNESFMMEHGFHGFFPQYYNLKSVVKELEITDNFVSLESYAVVFRDGKYQPEVFRPNHSAFPWNIVDLGISSPNRLKWGINLTKPAHWQVFREIGGFQTQKSFARLDNISVADWVKGEFPRGLYDLYFLPFAKSSLNAPDELSVGELMQFFHFYFFGNPEGLAFNGTRQDMGTSLVQPIARAIESKGGKVLTDVAVSNIHWENGQIDSLSYQSGDVQSKVPFWVKRNALLTDSNSTEYFGAGDSVFAAAPGGKEAISLSCTHQGCTVKKQNDGQFHCPCHGAVFDAEGRVVSGPAQRDLPRFQVVDKKADEVQLATAVNKLQPQNVGETLKADYYVFAADVPGMQHLFSLASGEVNPQVQSRIEALKIADPFAVGRFWFDRDFPWEHSNFSSLSGYKLTDSITLYHKIQDQFIEWHQKTGGSVVELHAYCYKEKEFPNQEVLLATFEQELYEIVPELKAATLLHRELVNQKNFSGYPPGSYAERPETCCAVPNLLFAGDWVKMPFPCGLMERAVSSGLLAANAILYQEGLQRRSLLTVNPEGVLKI from the coding sequence ATGAGTCAATCAACCAATCAACCGCTATCGCCAGCAGTTTCTCGACGCACCGCCCTCAAATTCCTCGGAGTCGGCGCCGCCGGCGGAATGCTGGGCTACTCGCGATTTTCCAAACCCGAACCCGCCGTTTTTGAGCAAGATACTCTTGACTTGCCGCGAATGCTCAATAAACCCAAAACCGTTGCAGTTGTAGGCGCAGGCTTGGCCGGGCTCGCCTGTGCTTACGAACTAAGTCAGCGGGGCTTCGCCGTGACGCTGCTAGACAAATCCCCCCAACTCGGTGGCAAAATTGCTAGTTGGCCGATACAAGTCGGGAACGAAAGCTTTATGATGGAACACGGTTTTCACGGTTTTTTCCCGCAATACTACAACCTCAAAAGTGTGGTCAAAGAACTAGAAATTACCGATAACTTTGTATCTTTAGAATCCTACGCCGTTGTGTTTCGAGATGGCAAATACCAACCAGAAGTTTTCCGTCCCAACCATTCAGCTTTCCCTTGGAATATAGTTGATTTGGGGATATCTTCTCCCAACCGGCTCAAGTGGGGAATCAACCTCACAAAACCCGCTCACTGGCAAGTTTTTCGAGAAATCGGCGGTTTTCAAACTCAAAAAAGTTTCGCTCGCCTCGACAATATATCAGTTGCCGATTGGGTAAAAGGTGAATTCCCGCGCGGACTTTACGACTTGTATTTTTTGCCTTTTGCCAAATCCAGTCTCAACGCTCCCGACGAATTGAGCGTAGGAGAATTAATGCAATTTTTCCACTTTTACTTTTTCGGAAATCCCGAAGGTTTGGCATTCAACGGCACGCGGCAAGATATGGGCACGAGTTTGGTGCAGCCGATTGCTAGAGCTATTGAAAGCAAAGGTGGCAAAGTATTGACAGATGTCGCGGTTAGTAATATTCACTGGGAAAATGGCCAAATTGATTCTCTGAGCTACCAGTCGGGAGACGTGCAAAGTAAAGTGCCTTTTTGGGTGAAGCGCAACGCACTGTTAACTGACAGCAACTCTACGGAATATTTCGGCGCTGGGGACAGCGTATTTGCCGCCGCACCAGGAGGAAAAGAAGCAATTTCTCTGAGCTGCACTCACCAAGGCTGCACAGTTAAAAAACAAAATGACGGTCAATTTCATTGTCCTTGTCACGGGGCAGTTTTTGATGCCGAAGGGCGAGTGGTGAGCGGGCCTGCTCAGCGAGACTTGCCGAGATTTCAAGTGGTAGATAAAAAAGCTGATGAGGTACAGTTAGCCACCGCGGTTAATAAGTTGCAGCCGCAGAATGTGGGGGAAACATTGAAGGCTGATTATTATGTGTTTGCGGCCGATGTTCCGGGGATGCAGCATTTGTTTAGTTTGGCCAGCGGTGAGGTAAACCCGCAGGTGCAGAGCCGCATCGAGGCCTTGAAAATAGCCGACCCGTTTGCGGTGGGACGTTTTTGGTTCGATCGCGATTTTCCCTGGGAACACAGCAATTTTAGTTCGCTTTCCGGCTACAAACTGACTGATAGCATCACGCTTTACCACAAAATTCAGGATCAGTTCATCGAGTGGCATCAAAAAACTGGCGGTAGCGTAGTGGAACTGCACGCTTATTGTTACAAAGAGAAAGAATTCCCCAATCAGGAAGTTTTGCTGGCTACTTTCGAGCAAGAATTGTACGAAATTGTACCAGAATTAAAAGCCGCGACTCTGCTGCACCGGGAACTGGTAAACCAAAAGAATTTCTCGGGTTATCCGCCCGGTAGTTATGCGGAAAGGCCGGAGACTTGTTGCGCTGTTCCGAATCTTTTGTTTGCTGGAGATTGGGTAAAAATGCCGTTTCCTTGCGGTTTGATGGAACGGGCGGTGAGCAGCGGTTTGTTGGCAGCTAATGCTATTTTATACCAGGAGGGTTTGCAAAGGCGATCGCTCTTGACAGTGAATCCCGAAGGCGTGCTGAAAATCTAA
- a CDS encoding N,N-dimethylformamidase beta subunit family domain-containing protein, translating to MTVKFLSKLRRREFLKAFSIGLAAPVFYNSAAHSQDYSNHEKSAIATNPTARENQKPGTADWELQNPATKREIEGYASLTSVNLGGEIKLFVNTKEPNYTIEIFRTGWYDGLGGRRMNDPIVRKGIKQHPPREDEASGLIECDWKDPYILQIPDRPSDWTSGIYLAKLTAGRTSKQSYIIFAVRDDDRKSDILFQSSVTTFQAYNNWGYKSLYRWNSHAKQAYKVSFNRPYAMSPNRKAAYGVGAGEFLTNFQPKRRTSSAGWEYNMVRWLEKEGYDVSYATNIDTHFNSRLLLSHKAFLSVGHDEYWSRDMRENIEAARDEGVSLGFFGSNICYWQIRLEPSRITGEVNRTVVAYKEMADLDPLGGFKAEVGAVSSSVEIAAAGQLNYGIGKPERDRIATYNQPPALYSLVTTRWRDRSVGSPEDALIGVMYETFQVNSDIVIDKSAPDWLLDKTDLKHGDKLPGLLGYEVDRIFGNAPKNIVRIAHSPYPYGGGTRYADMTVYTATSGAKVFATGSMQWAWGLDNYNAPELRSPVLNAPAQQITRNVLAKLLSAAKS from the coding sequence GTGACAGTTAAATTTTTATCGAAATTGCGTCGCCGAGAATTTCTGAAAGCTTTCTCAATAGGCTTGGCCGCTCCTGTTTTCTATAACAGTGCAGCACATTCTCAAGACTATTCAAATCACGAAAAAAGTGCGATTGCTACCAATCCCACAGCCCGAGAAAACCAAAAACCCGGTACCGCAGATTGGGAGTTACAAAATCCTGCTACCAAGCGAGAAATCGAAGGTTATGCCTCTCTCACTAGCGTCAATCTCGGTGGCGAAATTAAATTATTTGTCAATACTAAAGAACCAAATTATACTATAGAAATATTCCGCACCGGATGGTATGACGGACTGGGCGGCCGCCGGATGAATGACCCAATTGTCCGCAAGGGAATCAAACAACATCCGCCGAGAGAAGATGAAGCATCCGGACTAATAGAATGCGATTGGAAAGACCCGTATATTTTACAAATTCCCGATCGCCCTTCGGACTGGACGAGCGGCATTTATTTAGCTAAACTCACGGCCGGCCGCACGTCCAAGCAAAGTTATATCATCTTTGCAGTCCGGGATGACGATCGCAAATCCGACATTTTATTTCAATCCAGCGTTACCACTTTTCAAGCCTACAACAATTGGGGCTACAAATCGCTGTACCGCTGGAACAGTCACGCCAAACAAGCTTACAAAGTTTCGTTTAATCGGCCCTACGCCATGAGTCCCAACCGCAAAGCAGCTTACGGCGTAGGGGCGGGAGAATTTCTGACTAATTTTCAGCCAAAAAGGAGAACTTCTAGCGCTGGCTGGGAATACAACATGGTCAGGTGGCTGGAAAAAGAAGGCTATGATGTTAGCTATGCCACCAACATTGACACCCATTTTAACTCTCGGTTGCTGTTGTCTCACAAAGCATTTCTGTCTGTAGGCCATGACGAATATTGGTCGCGAGATATGCGAGAAAATATAGAAGCAGCGAGAGATGAAGGCGTCAGCCTCGGGTTTTTTGGTTCCAACATTTGCTACTGGCAGATCCGCCTCGAACCCAGCCGGATTACAGGAGAAGTCAACCGAACAGTCGTAGCTTATAAAGAAATGGCCGATTTAGATCCCTTGGGCGGATTTAAAGCAGAAGTAGGCGCTGTTAGTTCGTCGGTAGAAATAGCGGCGGCCGGTCAATTAAACTACGGGATTGGCAAACCAGAGCGCGATCGCATAGCAACTTACAATCAACCCCCAGCACTATATTCCTTAGTCACAACTCGCTGGCGAGACCGCTCCGTGGGCAGCCCCGAAGATGCTTTAATCGGTGTGATGTACGAAACATTTCAAGTTAATTCTGATATTGTCATTGATAAAAGCGCTCCGGATTGGCTACTAGACAAAACAGATTTAAAACATGGTGACAAGTTACCCGGGCTGTTGGGTTATGAAGTCGATCGCATATTTGGCAATGCCCCGAAAAACATAGTTCGCATCGCCCATTCTCCGTACCCTTACGGCGGCGGCACTCGCTATGCTGACATGACCGTTTATACAGCAACCTCGGGGGCGAAAGTATTCGCGACAGGTTCGATGCAGTGGGCGTGGGGATTGGATAATTATAATGCGCCGGAGTTGCGATCGCCCGTTTTAAATGCGCCAGCTCAACAGATAACGCGAAACGTTTTAGCAAAGCTGTTAAGTGCAGCTAAATCTTGA
- a CDS encoding MarR family transcriptional regulator: MNLEQSSTGITPERCAAEVVEIIPLIVGSIRAQMRNQGESFLSISQFRSLMFIYRYPGSSLSKLADYLGVTRPTASAICERLVQEKFVDRQEHPQERRAVVLTLTETGHARLEEIRDITSINISPMFQDLSQEEMAIVWAGLALLREVFDGKSKDK; this comes from the coding sequence ATGAATTTGGAACAATCCTCTACAGGAATAACCCCCGAGCGCTGTGCTGCTGAAGTAGTGGAAATCATTCCGCTGATTGTGGGATCGATTCGAGCGCAAATGCGAAATCAAGGAGAATCTTTTTTATCGATATCTCAGTTTCGCAGTCTGATGTTTATTTACCGCTATCCAGGTTCTTCTTTATCCAAGTTAGCAGATTATTTGGGGGTGACTCGACCGACTGCTTCGGCCATTTGCGAGCGCTTGGTTCAGGAAAAATTTGTTGACAGACAAGAACATCCTCAGGAACGGCGAGCGGTGGTGCTGACGCTGACAGAAACTGGTCACGCGAGGCTGGAAGAAATTCGAGATATCACGTCGATCAATATTTCACCAATGTTCCAGGATTTATCTCAGGAAGAGATGGCGATCGTTTGGGCGGGATTGGCGCTACTCAGAGAGGTGTTTGACGGTAAGTCAAAGGATAAGTAA